One region of Pseudomonas sp. B21-040 genomic DNA includes:
- a CDS encoding lipopolysaccharide kinase InaA family protein yields MAVQCAAETEVAPKDRFDFFWSQRGEWVEEPNVRRGGESGVQRVMGSDGQLLYAKRQTGHIYRSWLHPFGRPTVLREQDALIGLRKLDVRVPEIVFCGAQRDPVHKWRALLVTKSLDGFDEIEKWYAGGGRERHGEAVNDRVLKDLAENLARMHKGRWQHSCIYIKHVFLRVTGEGESAKVEIALIDLEKCRQRMTAYQAAAHDMKQLRRHSSFSAADWKKLVYFYETAFGSAIKGL; encoded by the coding sequence ATGGCAGTGCAATGTGCAGCAGAAACGGAAGTCGCTCCAAAGGACCGCTTCGATTTTTTCTGGAGCCAGCGCGGTGAATGGGTAGAAGAACCCAACGTTCGCCGCGGTGGGGAAAGTGGTGTGCAGCGTGTCATGGGCAGCGATGGACAACTGCTCTACGCCAAGCGTCAGACCGGCCATATCTATCGAAGCTGGTTGCACCCGTTTGGCCGCCCTACCGTATTGCGTGAGCAAGATGCACTCATCGGTCTGCGCAAGCTTGACGTGCGTGTTCCGGAAATCGTTTTCTGCGGCGCACAGCGCGACCCTGTACACAAATGGCGCGCATTGCTGGTGACCAAGTCGCTGGATGGCTTCGACGAAATCGAAAAGTGGTACGCCGGTGGTGGTCGAGAGCGTCATGGCGAAGCGGTGAATGATCGTGTGTTGAAAGATCTGGCCGAAAACCTCGCCCGCATGCACAAGGGGCGGTGGCAGCACAGCTGCATCTACATCAAGCATGTGTTTCTGCGGGTCACCGGTGAAGGTGAGTCGGCCAAGGTCGAAATTGCCTTGATCGACCTGGAGAAGTGCCGACAGCGTATGACGGCTTATCAGGCGGCTGCACATGACATGAAGCAACTGCGTCGCCACTCGTCGTTCAGCGCTGCGGACTGGAAAAAACTTGTCTACTTTTATGAGACGGCGTTTGGCAGCGCTATCAAGGGTTTATAG
- a CDS encoding class I SAM-dependent methyltransferase → MDGPIKLDFSEKYDDQHAQRYLRKHQDGLGRKLSHWRDIQLARKALTLVGEPGLVLDLPCGAGRFWPMLAEKANRAIIGADNSESMVKIAMQAQPADVVKRVQPLHTSAFDIALPDNAVDSIFCMRLLHHIGDAEHRLAILREFQRVSRDSVILSLWVDGNFKAWKRKRSEARRGQEGYQNRFVLPAATVEKEFEQAGFRIQEKLDFIPLYAMWRVYVLRKR, encoded by the coding sequence ATGGACGGCCCGATCAAACTCGATTTTTCCGAAAAGTACGATGATCAACACGCTCAACGCTACCTGCGCAAGCATCAGGACGGCCTCGGTCGCAAGCTGTCCCACTGGCGTGACATACAGCTGGCACGCAAGGCGCTGACACTGGTCGGCGAGCCTGGCCTGGTGCTCGACTTGCCTTGCGGTGCAGGGCGTTTCTGGCCGATGCTGGCGGAAAAAGCCAACCGGGCCATCATCGGCGCAGACAACTCGGAATCGATGGTGAAGATTGCCATGCAGGCGCAACCCGCCGACGTGGTGAAACGGGTACAACCCTTGCACACTTCTGCCTTCGACATCGCCTTGCCAGATAACGCCGTCGACAGCATTTTCTGTATGCGTCTGCTGCACCACATCGGTGATGCCGAGCATCGACTGGCCATTTTGCGCGAATTTCAGCGTGTCTCCCGTGACAGCGTGATCCTTTCGTTGTGGGTGGACGGTAACTTCAAGGCCTGGAAACGCAAGCGCTCAGAAGCGCGACGTGGGCAGGAAGGTTACCAAAACCGGTTTGTGTTACCGGCCGCAACGGTGGAGAAGGAATTCGAGCAAGCGGGTTTCCGTATCCAGGAAAAACTGGACTTTATTCCGCTCTACGCCATGTGGCGCGTTTACGTATTACGCAAGAGGTAA
- a CDS encoding HAMP domain-containing sensor histidine kinase yields the protein MEFKQSLAQRIIIAFALMSVLVAGAFAMGIVATVHVVEEKLISSGLGGDLQRLLLMDSITDWSHRPEPDQLFYFSGGAGDFELPKDLRNLDSGFHEVFRDHLSYHAMVEIVDGRRYVLLQDQSDFEERERVLFAVVLVGFVLSLALAVFLGWVLARKVMAPVVRLARQVRHRDQLLGLAPPLAPDYAADEVGELAVAFDATLGRLRQALTRERLFTSDVSHELRTPLMVLASSCELLLENPGIDQRGRAQVERIARACEEMRELVQTFLMLARAQREDASMSPQQNVKQVADGLLNLWREPIETKGLTLIVEQGSPPTASYNATLLHAVMGNLLRNALHYTERGFIRLTLTATGFLVEDSGVGIPEEKREAMFEPFVRGSEKRGEGLGLGLSLVQRICENQGWTVSLTTMEPNGCRFQVELQASDGD from the coding sequence ATGGAGTTTAAACAGAGCCTGGCTCAACGGATCATCATCGCCTTTGCGCTGATGAGCGTGCTGGTGGCCGGCGCCTTCGCCATGGGCATTGTGGCGACCGTGCACGTGGTGGAAGAAAAACTGATTTCATCCGGCCTGGGTGGCGATTTGCAGCGCTTGTTGCTGATGGACAGCATCACGGACTGGAGCCACCGCCCCGAGCCGGACCAGTTGTTCTACTTCAGCGGCGGGGCAGGCGATTTCGAGCTGCCCAAGGATCTGCGCAACCTGGACTCGGGTTTTCACGAGGTGTTTCGCGATCATTTGTCGTATCACGCCATGGTCGAAATCGTCGACGGCCGGCGTTACGTGTTGTTGCAGGACCAAAGCGATTTCGAAGAGCGTGAGCGGGTGCTGTTTGCCGTGGTGCTGGTGGGCTTCGTGCTGAGCCTGGCGCTGGCGGTCTTTCTCGGCTGGGTCCTGGCGCGCAAAGTCATGGCGCCGGTGGTTCGCCTGGCGCGCCAGGTGCGTCACCGCGATCAATTGTTGGGTCTGGCACCGCCACTGGCACCGGATTATGCCGCTGACGAAGTGGGCGAGCTGGCCGTGGCCTTCGACGCCACCCTTGGGCGCTTGCGTCAGGCATTGACCCGCGAGCGGTTGTTTACCAGTGATGTCAGCCACGAACTGCGCACGCCATTGATGGTGCTGGCCAGCTCCTGTGAGCTGCTGTTGGAAAACCCTGGTATTGATCAGCGCGGGCGGGCCCAGGTCGAGCGCATTGCCCGTGCCTGTGAAGAGATGCGGGAACTGGTCCAGACTTTCCTGATGCTGGCGCGCGCGCAGCGTGAAGATGCCAGCATGTCACCGCAGCAGAACGTCAAGCAGGTAGCCGACGGGCTGCTCAATCTGTGGCGAGAACCTATCGAGACCAAAGGGCTGACGCTGATTGTCGAGCAAGGCTCCCCTCCAACCGCCAGTTACAACGCAACCCTTTTGCATGCGGTGATGGGCAACCTGTTGCGCAATGCTCTGCATTACACCGAGCGCGGTTTCATCCGGTTGACCCTGACGGCTACGGGTTTTCTGGTTGAGGACAGTGGTGTCGGCATTCCCGAAGAAAAGCGCGAGGCGATGTTCGAGCCTTTCGTGCGCGGTTCTGAAAAACGCGGTGAGGGCCTGGGCCTTGGGTTGTCACTGGTGCAGCGGATCTGCGAGAACCAGGGCTGGACGGTCAGCCTGACAACCATGGAGCCTAATGGCTGTCGTTTTCAGGTCGAATTACAGGCGTCAGATGGTGATTAA
- the colR gene encoding two-component system response regulator ColR, whose protein sequence is MRILLVEDNRDILANLADYLGLKGYTVDCAQDGLSGLHLAATEHYDLIVLDIMLPGIDGYTLCKRLREDARRDTPVIMLTARDQLDDRLQGFKSGADDYLIKPFALSELAARIEAVMRRTQGGGRRTLQVADLAYDLDTLEVTREGRLLKLNPVGLKLLAVLMQKSPHVLRREILEEALWGDDCPDSDSLRSHVHQLRQVIDKPFAKPLLQTVHGVGYRLAEGRDGV, encoded by the coding sequence ATGCGAATTCTATTGGTTGAAGACAACCGCGACATCCTGGCCAACCTGGCTGATTACCTGGGCCTCAAAGGCTATACCGTGGATTGCGCACAAGACGGTTTGTCCGGCCTGCATCTGGCGGCCACCGAACATTACGACTTGATCGTGCTCGACATCATGCTGCCCGGCATCGACGGCTACACCCTGTGTAAACGCCTGCGTGAAGACGCCCGCCGTGACACGCCGGTGATCATGCTCACCGCTCGCGATCAACTGGATGACCGGTTGCAGGGCTTCAAGTCCGGGGCCGATGATTACCTGATCAAACCGTTTGCCCTGTCTGAACTGGCCGCGCGCATTGAAGCGGTGATGCGCCGCACCCAGGGTGGCGGTCGTCGCACCTTGCAGGTCGCCGATCTGGCCTACGACCTCGATACCCTGGAAGTGACCCGCGAAGGCCGACTGCTGAAGCTCAATCCGGTGGGGTTGAAGCTGCTGGCTGTGCTGATGCAGAAAAGCCCGCACGTGCTGCGCCGCGAAATTCTCGAAGAAGCCCTGTGGGGCGACGACTGCCCGGACAGTGACAGCCTGCGCAGCCACGTTCATCAACTGCGTCAAGTGATCGACAAACCGTTCGCCAAGCCATTGCTGCAAACCGTTCACGGTGTGGGTTATCGCTTGGCCGAGGGCCGTGATGGAGTTTAA
- a CDS encoding LTA synthase family protein, translated as MDFFKTAPMRFLLLVTGAWLAIFFLTRTVLLLTHLDEAGSGFLSVFGIGLLYDLGFIAYAALPMGLYLLLCPPALWRRRGHRWFLQGLLTVSLFAMLFTAVAEWLFWDEFGVRFNFIAVDYLVYSDEVLNNLLESYPIGKLLSLLAVLAVVLSFVLRKPFNAAMTAPLPPLRGRLLNALGLLIVAGLSLQLLSQDAPRAQGGNAYQNELASNGPYQFFAAFRNNELDYPQFYKTLPADVVAKQIRAELSEPNARFIGKDPQDIRREIDNPGTPRKPNIVLVTIESFSAKYMGSNGDQRNLTPNLDALRKQSLYFNNFYATGTRTDRGLEAITLAIPPTPGRSIVKRVGRESGFASLGQQLNAVGYDSVFVYGGRGYFDNMNAFFSGNGYRVVDQSSVDEAEIHFKNAWGMADEDLYNQTLKLADADYAKQQPFLLQLMTTSNHRPYTYPDNRIDIKSGNGRDGAVKYTDYAIGQFLEQARKKPWFDNTIFVFVADHTAGSAGKEDLPIANYQIPLFIYAPKLIEARETAQLASQIDLAPTLLGLLNLDYESTFFGRNLLQDNPLPPRVVVGNYQHLGLFDGKDLAILSPRQGLRRHDEALTDSRESRATADDPLITRAITYYQTASYGFKQQLLGWKAPKEGAGQVSDR; from the coding sequence ATGGACTTCTTTAAAACGGCGCCAATGCGCTTTCTCCTGCTGGTGACCGGCGCCTGGCTGGCCATTTTCTTTCTGACCCGAACGGTGCTGCTGCTCACTCACCTGGATGAGGCCGGCAGCGGCTTCCTGTCGGTATTCGGCATCGGCTTGCTGTATGACCTGGGCTTTATTGCCTATGCGGCACTGCCAATGGGCCTCTACTTGCTGTTGTGCCCGCCGGCCTTGTGGCGTCGGCGCGGTCATCGCTGGTTTCTTCAGGGCCTGCTGACGGTCAGTCTGTTCGCCATGTTGTTCACTGCGGTGGCCGAATGGCTGTTCTGGGATGAATTCGGCGTGCGCTTCAATTTCATCGCCGTCGACTACCTGGTGTATTCCGACGAAGTACTGAACAACCTGCTCGAGTCCTATCCGATCGGCAAGCTGCTGAGCCTGCTCGCGGTGTTGGCCGTTGTCTTGAGTTTCGTATTGCGCAAACCGTTCAATGCCGCGATGACCGCCCCTTTGCCGCCACTGCGCGGGCGGCTGCTCAATGCCTTGGGGCTGCTGATCGTTGCCGGTTTGAGCCTGCAATTGCTCAGCCAGGACGCGCCTCGCGCGCAGGGCGGTAACGCCTATCAAAACGAACTGGCCAGTAACGGCCCGTATCAGTTTTTCGCAGCATTCCGTAACAACGAACTGGACTACCCACAGTTCTACAAGACGCTGCCAGCTGACGTGGTTGCCAAGCAGATCCGGGCCGAACTGAGCGAGCCGAACGCACGCTTTATCGGCAAGGACCCACAAGATATCCGCCGGGAAATCGATAACCCCGGCACCCCGCGCAAACCCAACATCGTGTTGGTGACCATCGAAAGCTTCAGCGCCAAGTACATGGGCAGCAACGGTGACCAGCGCAACCTGACACCCAATCTCGATGCCTTGCGCAAGCAGAGCCTGTATTTCAACAATTTCTACGCCACCGGCACCCGTACTGACCGTGGCCTGGAAGCCATCACGCTGGCCATCCCGCCAACGCCAGGTCGCTCGATCGTCAAGCGCGTGGGCCGTGAGAGCGGTTTTGCCAGCCTGGGCCAACAGCTCAATGCCGTGGGTTACGACAGCGTATTCGTTTACGGTGGACGCGGTTACTTCGACAACATGAACGCGTTCTTCAGCGGCAACGGTTACCGCGTGGTCGACCAGAGCAGTGTCGATGAAGCCGAGATTCACTTCAAGAACGCCTGGGGCATGGCCGACGAAGACCTTTATAACCAGACCCTGAAACTGGCTGACGCCGACTATGCGAAACAACAGCCGTTTCTGCTGCAACTGATGACCACGTCCAATCACCGTCCCTATACCTACCCGGACAATCGGATCGATATCAAATCCGGTAATGGTCGCGACGGCGCCGTGAAGTACACCGACTACGCCATTGGTCAGTTCCTTGAGCAGGCACGCAAAAAGCCATGGTTTGACAATACAATCTTCGTCTTCGTCGCTGACCACACGGCGGGTAGCGCCGGCAAGGAAGACTTGCCGATCGCCAACTATCAGATTCCACTGTTCATTTACGCACCCAAGTTGATTGAAGCCCGAGAGACGGCACAACTGGCCAGCCAGATTGACCTCGCGCCCACCTTGCTGGGCTTGCTGAACCTGGACTATGAATCGACGTTCTTTGGTCGCAACCTGTTGCAGGACAACCCGCTGCCGCCACGAGTGGTGGTTGGCAATTATCAACACCTGGGGTTGTTTGACGGCAAGGATCTGGCGATCCTTAGCCCCCGCCAAGGGTTGCGACGTCATGATGAAGCGCTGACAGATAGTCGCGAATCCCGTGCCACCGCCGATGATCCGTTGATCACCCGTGCGATTACCTATTACCAAACCGCCAGTTATGGCTTCAAGCAACAGCTGCTTGGCTGGAAGGCGCCCAAGGAGGGTGCCGGTCAAGTCAGCGATCGTTAA
- a CDS encoding phosphatase PAP2 family protein, with protein sequence MSSTVVRPAPRPLNFWVCLGVPAVAAIILVLLELTSLDMDLARLFFDPVAGDFIGRHSYFLEDILHDRAKQVVIAFSVFAIIGYITSFFVVRLKPFKRELGCLVLSLGLATSFVTPMKAVTAVQCPWSLEQFGGHETYSELLSPRPHTDKPGRCWPGGHAATGFTLFALFFVLRDRRPRMARAAFIFALSLGTVFSIGRMMQGAHFFSHNVWTAIFCWLICLGSYYYVLYRPALRVESVAKAKAVSA encoded by the coding sequence ATGTCATCAACCGTTGTCCGTCCTGCCCCTCGCCCACTCAATTTCTGGGTGTGCCTGGGGGTTCCCGCCGTTGCGGCGATCATCCTGGTGTTGCTCGAACTGACATCGCTGGACATGGACCTTGCCAGGCTGTTCTTCGATCCAGTGGCGGGAGACTTCATCGGGCGCCACAGTTACTTCCTGGAAGACATCCTGCATGACCGCGCCAAGCAAGTGGTCATTGCCTTTTCCGTGTTTGCGATCATCGGCTATATCACCTCTTTTTTCGTGGTCAGGCTCAAACCGTTCAAGCGGGAACTGGGCTGCCTGGTACTGTCTCTGGGTCTGGCAACCTCGTTTGTCACGCCCATGAAAGCGGTGACGGCGGTGCAATGCCCATGGAGCCTTGAGCAATTTGGCGGCCACGAAACCTATAGCGAATTGCTGAGCCCTCGCCCGCACACGGATAAGCCCGGCCGCTGCTGGCCTGGTGGCCATGCCGCCACCGGTTTTACTCTGTTTGCGCTGTTCTTCGTGCTGCGTGATCGCCGTCCGCGCATGGCTCGCGCGGCGTTTATCTTCGCCTTATCCCTGGGTACGGTGTTCTCGATTGGCCGGATGATGCAGGGTGCGCACTTCTTCTCACACAACGTGTGGACCGCGATTTTCTGCTGGCTGATTTGCCTGGGATCGTACTACTACGTTCTTTACCGGCCGGCTTTGAGGGTTGAGTCGGTGGCCAAAGCAAAAGCAGTTAGCGCCTGA
- the groL gene encoding chaperonin GroEL (60 kDa chaperone family; promotes refolding of misfolded polypeptides especially under stressful conditions; forms two stacked rings of heptamers to form a barrel-shaped 14mer; ends can be capped by GroES; misfolded proteins enter the barrel where they are refolded when GroES binds) yields the protein MAAKEVKFGDSARKKMLAGVNVLADAVKATLGPKGRNVIIEKSFGAPTITKDGVSVAKEIELKDRFENMGAQLVKDVASRANDDAGDGTTTATVLAQSIVNEGLKAVAAGMNPMDLKRGIDKATIAIVKELKALSKPCADTKAIAQVGTISANSDSSIGDIIAEAMEKVGKEGVITVEEGSGLENELSVVEGMQFDRGYLSPYFVNKPETMTAELDGPLILLVDKKISNIREMLPVLEAVAKAGRPLLIVAEDVEGEALATLVVNNMRGIVKVAAVKAPGFGDRRKAMLQDIAVLTGGTVISEEIGLSLESTTLEHLGNAKRVILSKENTTVIDGAGVEADIQARVLQIRQQVADTSSDYDREKLQERLAKLSGGVAVIKVGAGSEVEMKEKKARVEDALHATRAAVEEGVVPGGGVALVRALQAISELKGDNDDQNVGIQLLRRAVEAPLRQIVANSGDEPSVVVDKVKQGSGNFGYNAATGEYGDMIEMGILDPAKVTRSALQAASSIASLMITTEAMIAEIKEDGPAGGGMPDMGGMGGMGGMM from the coding sequence ATGGCTGCTAAAGAAGTTAAATTCGGCGATTCCGCCCGCAAGAAAATGCTCGCCGGTGTCAACGTCCTGGCTGACGCAGTAAAAGCGACCCTGGGCCCTAAAGGCCGTAACGTGATCATCGAGAAGAGCTTCGGCGCTCCGACCATCACCAAGGACGGCGTGTCCGTTGCCAAAGAAATCGAGCTGAAAGATCGCTTCGAAAACATGGGCGCGCAACTGGTCAAAGACGTTGCCTCCCGTGCCAACGATGACGCAGGCGACGGCACCACCACCGCTACCGTTCTGGCTCAATCGATCGTCAACGAAGGCCTGAAAGCCGTCGCTGCCGGCATGAACCCGATGGACCTGAAACGCGGCATCGACAAAGCGACCATCGCTATTGTCAAAGAGCTCAAAGCCCTGTCCAAGCCATGCGCTGACACCAAGGCCATCGCTCAGGTCGGCACCATCTCGGCCAACTCCGACAGCTCCATCGGCGACATCATTGCCGAAGCCATGGAAAAAGTCGGTAAAGAAGGCGTGATCACCGTTGAAGAAGGCTCGGGCCTGGAAAACGAACTGTCGGTTGTTGAAGGCATGCAGTTCGACCGTGGCTACCTGTCCCCGTACTTCGTCAACAAGCCAGAGACCATGACTGCCGAGCTGGACGGTCCGCTGATCCTGCTGGTCGACAAGAAAATCTCGAACATCCGCGAAATGCTGCCAGTACTGGAAGCCGTTGCCAAAGCCGGCCGTCCACTGCTGATCGTGGCCGAAGACGTTGAAGGCGAAGCCCTCGCGACTCTGGTTGTGAACAACATGCGTGGCATCGTTAAAGTCGCAGCCGTCAAGGCTCCAGGCTTCGGCGACCGTCGCAAGGCCATGCTGCAGGACATCGCTGTTCTGACTGGCGGTACCGTCATCTCCGAAGAGATCGGTCTGAGCCTGGAAAGCACTACCCTGGAACACCTGGGTAATGCCAAGCGCGTGATCCTGTCCAAAGAAAACACCACCGTGATCGACGGTGCCGGCGTTGAGGCTGACATCCAGGCTCGCGTACTGCAGATCCGTCAGCAAGTGGCCGACACTTCGTCCGACTACGACCGTGAAAAACTGCAAGAGCGTCTGGCCAAGCTGTCCGGCGGCGTTGCAGTGATCAAGGTTGGCGCGGGTTCCGAAGTTGAAATGAAAGAGAAGAAAGCCCGCGTTGAAGACGCCCTGCACGCTACCCGTGCAGCCGTTGAAGAAGGCGTGGTACCTGGCGGCGGCGTGGCACTGGTTCGCGCTCTGCAGGCTATCTCCGAACTCAAAGGCGACAACGATGACCAGAACGTTGGCATCCAGTTGCTGCGTCGCGCTGTAGAAGCGCCACTGCGTCAGATCGTTGCCAACTCCGGCGACGAGCCAAGCGTAGTGGTCGACAAGGTCAAGCAGGGTTCGGGTAACTTCGGTTACAACGCTGCCACCGGCGAATACGGCGACATGATCGAAATGGGTATCCTGGACCCGGCTAAAGTGACTCGTTCGGCTCTGCAAGCGGCTTCGTCGATTGCCAGCCTGATGATCACCACCGAAGCCATGATCGCCGAGATCAAGGAAGACGGCCCAGCTGGCGGCGGTATGCCAGACATGGGCGGTATGGGCGGCATGGGCGGCATGATGTAA
- a CDS encoding co-chaperone GroES, translated as MKLRPLHDRVVIRRSEEEKKTAGGIVLPGSAAEKANSGEILAVGTGRVLDNGEVRALAVKVGDKVVFGPYSGSNTVKVDGEDLLVMAENEILAVIEG; from the coding sequence ATGAAGCTTCGTCCTCTGCATGACCGCGTCGTCATCCGTCGCAGCGAAGAAGAAAAGAAAACCGCTGGCGGTATCGTCCTGCCAGGTTCGGCTGCTGAGAAAGCCAACAGCGGCGAAATCCTCGCTGTCGGCACCGGCCGCGTGCTGGACAACGGTGAAGTGCGTGCACTGGCCGTTAAAGTGGGTGACAAGGTTGTGTTCGGCCCGTACTCCGGCAGCAACACCGTGAAAGTTGACGGCGAAGACCTGCTGGTAATGGCTGAGAACGAGATTCTCGCTGTTATCGAAGGCTGA
- a CDS encoding FxsA family protein has translation MRPFLLLFVLFPVLELFVFVKVSGAIGFFPALLLIILGSMLGVFVLRIAGLATALRARESLNRGELPAQTMLEGLMLALAGGLLILPGFVSDVLGLILLMPFSRRLLANKMRQRAEEQAIRQRAFADDLQPRGGPAPREPLGREPNVIEGEFEHHRDTK, from the coding sequence ATGCGCCCTTTTTTATTGCTCTTTGTACTGTTCCCGGTGTTGGAGCTGTTCGTATTCGTCAAAGTCAGCGGGGCTATCGGGTTTTTCCCGGCCCTGCTACTGATCATTCTCGGCTCGATGCTCGGCGTTTTTGTGCTGCGCATCGCCGGTCTGGCCACTGCACTGCGTGCCCGTGAAAGCCTGAATCGCGGCGAGTTGCCGGCCCAGACCATGCTCGAAGGCTTGATGCTGGCCCTGGCGGGCGGTCTGTTGATCCTGCCGGGCTTCGTCTCTGATGTGTTGGGCCTGATCTTGTTGATGCCATTCTCTCGTCGCTTACTGGCCAATAAAATGCGCCAGCGCGCCGAAGAACAGGCGATTCGTCAGCGTGCATTTGCCGACGACCTGCAGCCTCGGGGCGGCCCTGCGCCGCGCGAACCACTGGGGCGAGAGCCCAACGTGATCGAAGGCGAGTTCGAACACCACCGTGACACCAAGTAA
- a CDS encoding HugZ family protein, with amino-acid sequence MSVEAAKNARELLLKEYRGVLSTHSKSMPGYPFGSVVPYCLDEQGRPLILISRIAQHTHNLQKDPKCSLFVGEREADDVQAVGRLTYLAEAEKLEDEAAIEAAAERYYRYFPESQSYHKAHDFDFWVLKPVRHRYIGGFGAIHWVDHLTLANPFAGKAEVSMVEHMNADHAKAIAHYVELAGLPKTEPAQLAGIDTEGMHLRIGQALYWLPFQAPCNTPTQVREALVFLAHAEHWPKKEVADA; translated from the coding sequence TTGAGCGTTGAAGCGGCCAAGAATGCCCGAGAATTGCTTCTCAAGGAATACCGTGGGGTGCTGTCGACCCATTCCAAGTCCATGCCGGGTTACCCGTTTGGCTCAGTGGTTCCTTACTGCCTGGATGAGCAAGGCCGGCCGCTGATCCTTATCAGCCGCATCGCTCAGCACACTCATAACCTGCAAAAAGATCCGAAATGCTCATTGTTCGTGGGCGAGCGTGAGGCCGATGACGTGCAAGCCGTTGGTCGGCTGACGTACCTCGCCGAAGCAGAAAAGCTAGAAGACGAGGCGGCCATTGAAGCGGCTGCCGAGCGTTACTACCGCTATTTCCCGGAATCGCAGAGCTATCACAAGGCTCACGATTTCGATTTCTGGGTGCTCAAACCCGTGCGTCACCGCTACATCGGCGGCTTCGGCGCGATTCATTGGGTCGATCACCTGACCCTGGCCAACCCGTTTGCCGGCAAAGCCGAAGTGAGCATGGTCGAGCACATGAATGCCGATCACGCCAAAGCCATCGCGCACTACGTCGAACTGGCCGGCCTGCCGAAAACCGAACCGGCGCAACTGGCTGGCATCGACACCGAAGGCATGCATTTGCGCATCGGTCAGGCGCTGTACTGGTTGCCGTTTCAAGCACCTTGTAATACGCCGACACAAGTCCGGGAAGCCTTGGTTTTCCTGGCTCACGCCGAGCATTGGCCCAAAAAAGAAGTCGCCGACGCTTGA
- a CDS encoding SDR family oxidoreductase: protein MQLTDKVIIITGGCQGLGRSMAEYFAAKGAKLALVDLNQEKLDDTVAACKAKGAEARSYLCNVANEEQVSDMVARVAEDFGAIHGLINNAGILRDGLLLKVKDGEMTKMSLAQWQAVIDVNLTGVFLCTREVAAKMVELKNSGAIINISSISRAGNVGQTNYSAAKAGVAAATVTWAKELARYGIRVAGIAPGFIETEMTLGMKPEALEKMTAGIPLKRMGKPEEIAHSAAYIFENDYYTGRILEMDGGLRI from the coding sequence ATGCAACTCACTGACAAAGTAATCATTATCACTGGCGGTTGCCAGGGTTTAGGTCGTTCCATGGCCGAGTATTTCGCCGCCAAAGGCGCGAAACTGGCGCTGGTGGACCTGAACCAGGAAAAGCTCGACGACACCGTCGCGGCGTGCAAGGCCAAGGGTGCCGAAGCGCGCAGCTACCTGTGCAACGTCGCCAACGAAGAGCAAGTGAGCGACATGGTCGCCCGGGTTGCCGAAGATTTCGGCGCGATCCATGGCCTGATCAACAACGCGGGCATCTTGCGTGACGGCCTGTTGTTGAAGGTCAAGGACGGCGAAATGACCAAGATGAGCCTGGCCCAATGGCAGGCGGTCATCGACGTCAACCTGACCGGCGTGTTCCTGTGCACCCGCGAAGTCGCGGCCAAAATGGTCGAGCTGAAAAACAGCGGCGCGATCATCAATATCTCGTCGATTTCCCGCGCTGGCAACGTCGGCCAGACCAACTACTCCGCCGCCAAGGCTGGCGTGGCAGCGGCCACCGTGACCTGGGCCAAGGAACTGGCGCGCTACGGCATCCGCGTGGCAGGCATTGCACCGGGCTTTATCGAGACCGAGATGACGTTGGGCATGAAGCCCGAAGCACTGGAGAAAATGACGGCCGGGATTCCGCTCAAGCGCATGGGAAAACCGGAAGAGATCGCCCATTCGGCGGCGTACATTTTCGAGAATGACTACTACACCGGCCGGATCCTGGAGATGGATGGCGGGTTGCGTATCTAA